GCGAATTGAAGTTGCTCGAGTGTGATCCCAATACCAAAAGCTACTCTTTTCGCCTCTTGTAAGGTTAGGGTTTGTTGCTTTTCGAGCTTTTTGTATGTCGTAAGTGGAATACCCATATTGCGAGCAACTGCGCTGGGGCTCTCACGCAAATACGTGCGCCAAGCGGCGGCCATAGAGACTCGTTGCAAGCGCACTATGGCAAGCACTTGTTCCGGAACGGTCTTCCGATCGTGCATGGGAGGTGAAGTGTCGCCGTACCGTCTCATAAGCATCCTATTTACATTTTGATAGTTTAGACGTTCGGGCTCCTGTGATTCTTCAGACTTACTCCAAGAAAAGCTCGAGCTGAGTCCCCGCGCTTTGGTGTGTGAGCGAATTTTCTTCTGGCGAGCATTGATGTCTGCTTGATGACTATTTCTATTTGCCACTTTGGAGTAGTGGGTATCGATATCATCATATTGATGCTGCGTATGCTGTCTTTATTCAACCTCGCTTGTGACGGGGTTGTTAGAAAGGTGGCTTATGTATCGAGCCCCAAGTGAAGATCGAGCATCAATCGACATGCTCTCGCGACTTAAGGCTGAAGGTGCCCAACTGTTGTTGTCCAACCCTACGGAAGGGTCGCAGCAGAGGGAGAGGCTCAAAGCTATTGATGAAGAAATTTTGCTGATCGAGAAGCGGCTAGGTCTATCCCCTTGCCCCGCTAAATCGTTTCCACTGGACTGCTGTTCTAGCTCGGAGGCAAGCTAAAACCTTGGCCTTGTTGCTTTCTCCAGGGCGCGCTCTTCGCTACCGCGGCCGTATCTAGCGGCCTGGACACTGTGAGCAATTTTGAAGTGGGGTATGGCCATGATGTCATCAAGCAGATTCATGAAAGTTGAATGCGCGCCTGTGGCCTGGGTGGCTTCCTGTACGACTTTATGGGTGCCGACACGGATGAAGACGAGATGAATATCAGATCGATGTTGGCCATCGATATCTCATCTCGTGAGGGGAGGGACGGGCTGCTTGAGGTGACGGCGTGATTTCGGCCATCTGCTTTTCAATTCGTTCAATCTCGCTTATGCATAGCGAGGCCAAGTCTGGGTGTAGATAGTTCGCGCTGAAAAAGGCATCCACTTGACATGAATAGATGTAGTCTGGTGTTCCCGATCCATTCAAGGCAATGTCAAACTTCTTGTACACCTGAGTTAGAGTCGAATGAAGGATGCGGAAACGTTCGTCAATTTTCATGATGGCATCTCCTCAAGCATGAGCAGGTGGGAGCCGCCTCTCGTTAGTGAGTCGCACCACCATCGAGGAGACGAGAGTGCTCGTGCTTGATCATCAATTGAACGTAGTCATCTGGGTCACTCCAGTTTTCACGCTCTAGATACGAGTCGTGGTATCGCTTGAGGCGCAGGCTCTCTTCATATGAAAGCCCAATGAAAACAAGGTGACCATTTGGGTCGCAATCAAGTGCTCGAATATCTTGAAAGTAGGAAAGCTCACTTGCACTGAGTTGCATATGGAATCTCCGACCTTATGTGCGTTTTGGGGTTGAACTCTTGACGCTTATCAAGATGTTAAATGCATCATTTTGTTTCGCAAGTAATAAAAAAATTCCATGACTCGATTGGGGTCTTGTTTAAGGAAGCCCATGGTCTGGAGCAAGACAACTCGCCAGTCTCGAGGTTATGGGTCTGAGTGGGACAGACTGCGCGATCAGATCCTGCAGCGTGACGGGTACATGTGCCACTGCCCGGACTGCGAGGGGCGACTGCTCCCAGCCCATGAGGTCGACCACATCAAGCCCAAGGCATGGTTCCGTTCAGGAAAGGCCAAGGGCAATCCGGACGATCCGTCCAACTTGCGAGCAGTGAATCGCGACTGTCACAAGCGTCTGACCCTGAAGCAGCGAGGCTACCGGCCTGCTGTTCGCGTGGGGCTGGATGGGTTTCCGATTGAGGAGTGAGCATGGCACACATCAAGATTTCAGGCGATGGCATTCATGGTCAGGTAGAAGTGGATGGAATGCGTGTGCCAGCGGTGACGGCGGCTGACCTGCGGATGCGAGTCGATGAGTTCCACACTGTGACGTTGGAGATAGGCGCATTCCCCATTGAGGTGGAGACCAGCGGCAATGTGCGGATCTCCGGCACAGGACAGCCCGAGGCGGTTGAGCGCGCATTGCTCGACTACCTCGTCGACAAGTATGGGCCGCAGTATGTGATGCATCACCCGATTGGTCAGGCCGAGGCAACACACATTCCTGTCAGCTTTCCGCAACCACCTGGGGAGAAGGGCCGATGACCTCAGTGCGAGCAATCAAGCGACGCACAGGGCGCTACATTGCCCATCGGCTTGTAACAGGCCCTGCGCAGCACACGCGCATGAGCAAGACCCAGATCGGTGCGCTCAAGGCCCGGACGCTCGATGACATCGCACGTCGTCAGCAGGTGCGGCAGGCCGCAGTGGAACTGCGTGTAGAGCTCTCGTGGTGGCTGATGCCCTACATGAAGCTGCTGCTCGTGCTGGCGGCTATCACTGGATGGAAACCATCGGGGCGACACCTCGGGCGTGTGACTGAGAAGGGGCTGAAGGTGATCGCGAATCATCAGGTTCCATCGAGTAGGCCCAATCGCGATGCGATCAACTCTCACTCTTGGATGACTGCTTAAAAATTAAGCAGAACTAACCGGGAGGGGTGGGTAAAAAGTTCAAGGGCTTCCCGGCTAGGACCGGCACGGAACCACTTTTTTCGCACCGTCAAGTTAGAAATTTCATTTTTGAGGAGGTCGCGCTATGCCCGGCCCAAGCAAGAAGCCCGCGAGCCTGAAGGTCATCGCAGGCACAACACGCAAGGACCGCGAGCCTGACAACGTGGTCGACTTGCCGACCATCTCCAATGTTCCGCCTGCTCCGGATTGGTTGCCGAATGCGCATGCCAAAAAGGAGTGGGATCGACTGGCTCCGATTCTCGTGGCCAACAAACTTTTGACTGAAGCTGGACTGCAAGCGCTTGGTCATCTATGTGCGCTGCACGGAAAGACCGTCCAGCTGTATGCAGCGGGCGAAGCGCCAAACGCAAGCATGGTCGGCCAGTTGCGCAACTTGATAAACGACTTCGGCCTGACGCCGGTAGCCCAAGGCAAAGTGAAGCCTGCGGGAGAAGGGCCGACGAGCAATGCCTTCAGCAAAAACGGAAAGCGAGCAAACGCACGATAAGGACTTCGTTGCGATTGCAAAGGCCTACGCCAAGAAGGCGTTGGACAAGAAGAACCGTAAGCGCTTTGGTATCTGGATTCGTCTGGCTGCCCAGCGCTTCCTTGATGATCTGGAGCGAGCGAAAAAAAAGGGCGCACCATTCAAGTTCGATCCATGGCACGCGAATGACGTGTGTGACTTTGGCGAGAAGCTGCCGCACGTAGAGGGGAAGTGGGAAACACCGACCATCGTGCTCCATGAGTCGCATGTGTTCTTTCTTGTTCAGCTCTTTGGGTTCCGCAATCTAGACGGTACGCGTCGATTCACGACGGCATTGTTCGCGATTGCGCGGAAGAACGCCAAGAGTACGCTGGCAGCGGTGATCGCCTTGTACTGCCAAGTCTGTGAGGATGAGGCCGGACCGCAAGTGATTACAGCGGCTACGACATACGACCAAGCGAGCATTGTTTTCAAGGTTGCGAAGCGAATGGTCGAGAAGACCTCAGATCTTCGCGAAGCCTTCAGCATGGGGGTCTTTGCAAAGGCCATTGCGAGCTACAGCAATGGAGGTACGTTCAAGGCATTGCACGCAAAAGCCAGTACGCAAGACGGATTGAACCCATCTTGCACCGTGCTGGACGAGTTGCATGCTCACAAGAACCACGACCTGTTGAACGTACTGAAATCTGCAGCTGGTGCACGCGGCAATCCGCTCTGGTTGTACCTGACGACAGAGGGCTACGACAGCCCGGGACCGTGGGCAGAGGAGCGAGAGTTTGCCAAGAAGGTGTTGCGCGGACTCGTGCAAGCCGATCACTATCTCGCCATCTACTACGCGGTGGACGAGAAGAGCGAGGATCTAGGGACGGAAGCGGATGATGACTTTGATGAGGAGGCGTGGCACAAGGCCAACCCCTTGATGGAAGTGAATCCCAAATTGCTGATTGAGATTCGCAAGGCGGCAATCGAGGCCAAGGAGAAGCCCGGCACCTATGGCGAATTCAAGATCAAGCGCTTGAATCGTCCGTCCTCCGTTGCTGGTGGATGGGTGAACCTGACCAAGTGGCGCGAGTGCAAGGGACTGGTCGATCTGGAGCTGCTTCGCGGAGTGCCGTGCTGGGGCGGATTGGACTTGTCGAGCACCAACGACTTGACCTCATTCCGTCTGGTCTGGCGCTTGGAGGACTGGCTTTACACCTACGGTTGGCGCTGGGTTCCTCCTGCAGCTACGCGCAGACGAGTGGCGCGCGGGCTTGTGCCATATCAGTCGTGGGTCGAGTCGGGGCTGCTGATTGAGAGCGGCGAAGAAGTGATCGACTACGCACCAATTGAGGCCAAGATTCTGGAGGTGAAGGAAACCTTCAACCTGCAATTGGTGGCCTATGACAACTGGAATGCTCCACAGCTTACTCAGCGACTCAAGCAGGCCAGTGTTCCGATGGAACTTTTTCGGCAAGGCCCGCAAAGCTACCACCCTGCAATGCAGGACCTGGAGCTGCACTACATGGCCGGGAAGCTGGCGCATGGCAATGACGCCGTTCTGAACTGGAACGCGTCGAACCTCGTGGCTCGGCAGGACCAGAACCTGAACAACGCACCGGACAAACGCAAGTCCACAGAAAAGATCGATGACATGGCGGCGCTGCTGATGGCCACGGGCGTGAGCTTGACTGCCGCATCGCAGGGTGACATGGACGGGTTCTTGAAATCCGGAATCAAGGCGGGAAGATGAAACGACAAATGAAATCAGCGCTCAAGCGAGTGCAAGCCGCCTTGTCTGGTTGGTTCATGCCAAGCGGCGGTGGCGACTCGCGGGTGATCCACGTCAGCGGCGCAACAATCACCGAGAACAAGCTGTTGCGCTTGTCTGCAGCGTGGGCATGCACACGTTTGATCTCCGAGACGATTGCGACTCTCCCGCTTGGGATGAACGAGCGCACGGCCACGGGAAAACGGTACGCGCCCGAGCATTGGCTGCACAGGCTGATTCACAGCCAGCCGAATGCGGACAGCACAGCATCAGTGTTCTGGGAATCGGTGGTCGCGGCCATGCTGCTGCGCGATGGTGCGCGGGTCGAAAAATTGATGATCGGCTCGCGCATCGTGGGGCTGCGGTTCCTCGCTCCCAATCGATTCTCGTGGTCACGATTGAGTGATGGCTCGAAGCAGTATCGATACATCGATGAGAACGGCCTGCAGCGCGAGATTCCCAGTGATCGCATCTGGTACATCCCCGGCTTCTCACTGGACGGCAAGAACGGCGTGTCGGTGGTGGAGTACGGCGTTCAGGTGTTTGGCAATGCCACAGCCGCTGATGAGGCTGCGGGAAAGACGTTCAAGACGGGGCTGATGCAGACCCTCTACTACAAGGTAGCCAATTGGTTGACGCCCGAGCAGCGCGACGCCTTCAAGAAAGAGTACGTGGGATCAGTCGAACGCGGCGAGGTGCCGGTGCTCGAAGGGGGCATTGATGTCGGTGCTGTGGGTATCAAGCCATCCGATGCGCAGCTCTTGGAGTCTCGCGCATTCAGTGTCGAGGAGATCTGCCGGTGGTTCCGTGTTCCGCCTTGGATGGTGGGGCACACGGAGAAATCGACGAGCTGGGGCACAGGGATCGAACAGCAAATGATCGGCTTCTTGACCTTCACTCTCGGCCCGTGGCTGCGTCGCCTGGAGCAATCGATCGTGAAGGACTTGCTCTCTCCTGCGGAGCGCGCACGCTTCTATCCGAAGTTCGCCGTAGAGGGCCTGCTTCGTGCCGACAGTGCGGGGCGCGCGGCGTTCTATGCAGCGATGGTGAACAACGGGATTCTGACTCGCGACGAGGTGCGCGAGCTCGAGGATCGGGAGCCGATGGGCGGCAATGCGGCGGTGCTCACGGTTCAGTCAGCAATGACAACGCTCGATTCAGTGGGGCTGGCAACGGATGCCCAGCAAGCCCGCGCGGCGATCCGAGCATTCCTCGGATTCGAGGAAGAGCAGAAAGGTTGAATATGGACAAATCGAAACTGCCGGTGCTGAACGCGCACCCGAACTCCAAGGCCAGCTTCCAGATCCACGCGAGTGTCATGGATCGCTGGAATCCGGGGCTGTATGCGGCTGCGAAGGGCGATGAGGACGAGGCCACGATCAGCATCTTCGATGTGATTGGGCAGAACTGGGACGGCGAGGGCTTCAGCGACAAGAAGTGCGCGGGCATCCTGCGCAATCTCGGTGGGCGTGATGTCACCGTGAACATGAACAGCCCAGGCGGCAACTTGTTCGACGGGATCGCCATCTACAACATGTTCCGCGAATACAAGGGCAAGGTCACGGTGAACGTGATCGGCATGGCGGCATCGGCTGCGTCGCTGATCGCCATGGGCGCAGATGAGGTGCGCATCGCTCGCTCAGCATTCTTCATGGTGCACAACTGCTGGTGCGTCGCTGTCGGCAACGCCCACGACTTCCGTGAGATCGCTGACCAGAACGATGAGTTCGATGGAGCCATGGCCGAGATGTACGCCACTCGCACCGGCATGGATGTGAAGAAGGTGAAGGCGCTGCTGGACGCGGAGTCTTGGATCAACGGCACATCGGCAATTGATCAGGGCTTCGCAGACGACTACACCCCTGCGGATCAGGTCGCGGAGAAGTCGAGCGCGAAAGCCTCTGCCATTCACCGGCTCGACCAGACGCTCGCCAAGGCAGGGATGCCACGCAGCGAACGTCGCCAGCTTCTTCAAGAGATCAAGGGCACGCCCAGCGCTGTCCAAGATGGCATGCCAAGCGCTGCCTTTTCGGCGGCAGATGCCGCGCAACTTCTCGCGCTCACCGCGCGATTCGGGGCAGCGGCGAAAGCCTGAGCCATCACACATACGAACCCATGACCGCCCTTGAGGCGGTTTTCTCATTTTGAAGGACACAACATGTCTGATATGTCTGTTCAGGACCTGCTCAAGCAGGTGAATGCAACGCTGGAGAAGTCGAGCGACGAATTCAGCAAGAAGGCCGAACAAGCTTTCGCCGAGGCCAAGAAGTCCGGCGACATGCATGCGGAAACCAAGATCACCGTCGACAAGATGGCCACCGAGGTCAACACACTGCGCGAGGCCTCCGAGGCGCTCAAGGCGCAACTGGGCGAAGTGGAGCAACACGTCGCCGGCCAGAATCATACGGGGAAGGCTGCTGCCGCGCTGTCTTTGGGTGCCACCGTGGCCAAGAGCGATAAGCTGGCCGCGTTCGCCAAGGACTTCGTGCAAGCCAACCAGAAGGGCCGCGTGTCGATTCCCGTGAATGCGGCACTGCTGTCCACCGGTGTGGCTGAGGGCGTGGTGGAGCCAATGCGCCTGCCAGGCATTCAGGAGAAGCCGAAGCAACGTCTGTTCATTCGCGATCTGATCTCACCGGGCCGCACTGAGTCGCCTGCGATCTTCTGGGTGCAGCAAACCGGCTTCACCAATGCCGCGGCGGTGGTGGCGGAAGGTACGGCCAAGCCATACAGCGACATCCAGTTCGCCACGAAGATCACGCCGGTGAGCACCATCGCGCACATGTTCAAGGCATCCAAGCAGATCGTGGACGACTTTGCCCAACTGCAGAGCCTGATCGACAAAGAAATGCGTTTCGGCCTGAAGTACGTGGAAGAGCAGGAAATCCTGTTCGGTGATGGCACCGGAGTGCACCTGCATGGCATCGTGCCGCAAGCGACTGCCTACAGCGCGACCGGCCTGCCTGCTGGTGCAACAGCCATCGACACGCTGCGTTGGGCCATGTTGCAAGCCCAGCTCGCTCGCGTGCCCGCATCGGGCCATGTGCTGCACTTCACCGACTGGGCGAAGATCGAACTGCTCAAGGACACTCTGGGCCGCTACATCATTGGCAACCCACAGGGCACGGCAACGCCCTCGATGTGGGGCCTGCCGGTGGTGGAGACGGAAACCACGGGCTTCCTCGGCAAGTTCATGACCGGCGCGTTCCGTGACGGTGCACAACTGTTCGACCGTGAAGACGCCAACGTGGTGATCTCGACAGAGAACACCGACGACTTCGAGAAGAACATGATCTCGATCCGCTGCGAAGAGCGCGCTGCTTTGGCGGTGTACCGCCCTGAAGCGTTCGTCTACGGCACTCTGCCAGCGGTCGCCCCCTGACGGACCATGAAGGAGCGGGGCGTCGGCCCCGGTTCTTCGGAGAATCAACATGATCGAAGTTGAATCGACTGTTCCGCTGTACATCGGTGGGCGCGTCGTCACGGAGTTTCAGACTACGGAGGCTCACTTCCGCGATCTGCAACGTGTGCACGGCGAAGACAAGGTGCAGGAGGCCTCGGCCAAGCCAGCACCGAAACCAGAACCCAAGAAAGCGAGCAAACAATGATCGTCAGCCTGGACCTCGCGCGCCGCTACTGTCGGGCCAGCGCTTCGGATGATGCTGTGCTGACCGTTCTGGTGGACGCTGCCGAGGGCTGGGCGACATCGTTTCTCAATCGCAAGGTGTTCGCTGATCAGGCGGCGCTCGATGCTGCCGTGACGGCGGGCACTGCTGGCGAGCTGCCCATGGTGGCGAATGCTCAGTTCACCGCTGCAGTTCTCGAGCTGGTGGCCGACCGCTACGACAACCGCGAGAACGGCACCAGCAACGTGGGCACCACGCGCGCCGAGAAGCTGCTGTGGCCGTATCGAGTGGGCTTGGGGGTCTGACATGCGAGCAGGAGACCTCGACAAGGAAGTGCGGATCATGGGCTACGTGGTCACGCGAGATCCCGACTACAACACCGAGATCAAGACTTGGGGCGTGTTGGACACGGTTTGGGCATCGGTGCTGGACGTGTTGCCCAGCAGATCGGAGACGGTGCAGAACGCCGTGGAGATCGTAGAGCGGCCTTCCAAGGTGCGCATGCGCTACCGAACCGACATCACCCCGGATATGCGGCTCGTGATTGTGGGTGCGGATGGAGCGCCAGATCGGGAGTGCGAGATCGTCGCAGGGCCCGCAGAGATTGGACGGCGCGAGGGTGTCGAGCTGTTGGTAAAGAGTTTCAGGA
This genomic stretch from Diaphorobacter sp. HDW4B harbors:
- a CDS encoding HNH endonuclease, whose amino-acid sequence is MCHCPDCEGRLLPAHEVDHIKPKAWFRSGKAKGNPDDPSNLRAVNRDCHKRLTLKQRGYRPAVRVGLDGFPIEE
- a CDS encoding terminase large subunit; amino-acid sequence: MPSAKTESEQTHDKDFVAIAKAYAKKALDKKNRKRFGIWIRLAAQRFLDDLERAKKKGAPFKFDPWHANDVCDFGEKLPHVEGKWETPTIVLHESHVFFLVQLFGFRNLDGTRRFTTALFAIARKNAKSTLAAVIALYCQVCEDEAGPQVITAATTYDQASIVFKVAKRMVEKTSDLREAFSMGVFAKAIASYSNGGTFKALHAKASTQDGLNPSCTVLDELHAHKNHDLLNVLKSAAGARGNPLWLYLTTEGYDSPGPWAEEREFAKKVLRGLVQADHYLAIYYAVDEKSEDLGTEADDDFDEEAWHKANPLMEVNPKLLIEIRKAAIEAKEKPGTYGEFKIKRLNRPSSVAGGWVNLTKWRECKGLVDLELLRGVPCWGGLDLSSTNDLTSFRLVWRLEDWLYTYGWRWVPPAATRRRVARGLVPYQSWVESGLLIESGEEVIDYAPIEAKILEVKETFNLQLVAYDNWNAPQLTQRLKQASVPMELFRQGPQSYHPAMQDLELHYMAGKLAHGNDAVLNWNASNLVARQDQNLNNAPDKRKSTEKIDDMAALLMATGVSLTAASQGDMDGFLKSGIKAGR
- a CDS encoding phage portal protein, yielding MKSALKRVQAALSGWFMPSGGGDSRVIHVSGATITENKLLRLSAAWACTRLISETIATLPLGMNERTATGKRYAPEHWLHRLIHSQPNADSTASVFWESVVAAMLLRDGARVEKLMIGSRIVGLRFLAPNRFSWSRLSDGSKQYRYIDENGLQREIPSDRIWYIPGFSLDGKNGVSVVEYGVQVFGNATAADEAAGKTFKTGLMQTLYYKVANWLTPEQRDAFKKEYVGSVERGEVPVLEGGIDVGAVGIKPSDAQLLESRAFSVEEICRWFRVPPWMVGHTEKSTSWGTGIEQQMIGFLTFTLGPWLRRLEQSIVKDLLSPAERARFYPKFAVEGLLRADSAGRAAFYAAMVNNGILTRDEVRELEDREPMGGNAAVLTVQSAMTTLDSVGLATDAQQARAAIRAFLGFEEEQKG
- a CDS encoding head maturation protease, ClpP-related, with amino-acid sequence MDKSKLPVLNAHPNSKASFQIHASVMDRWNPGLYAAAKGDEDEATISIFDVIGQNWDGEGFSDKKCAGILRNLGGRDVTVNMNSPGGNLFDGIAIYNMFREYKGKVTVNVIGMAASAASLIAMGADEVRIARSAFFMVHNCWCVAVGNAHDFREIADQNDEFDGAMAEMYATRTGMDVKKVKALLDAESWINGTSAIDQGFADDYTPADQVAEKSSAKASAIHRLDQTLAKAGMPRSERRQLLQEIKGTPSAVQDGMPSAAFSAADAAQLLALTARFGAAAKA
- a CDS encoding phage major capsid protein — translated: MSDMSVQDLLKQVNATLEKSSDEFSKKAEQAFAEAKKSGDMHAETKITVDKMATEVNTLREASEALKAQLGEVEQHVAGQNHTGKAAAALSLGATVAKSDKLAAFAKDFVQANQKGRVSIPVNAALLSTGVAEGVVEPMRLPGIQEKPKQRLFIRDLISPGRTESPAIFWVQQTGFTNAAAVVAEGTAKPYSDIQFATKITPVSTIAHMFKASKQIVDDFAQLQSLIDKEMRFGLKYVEEQEILFGDGTGVHLHGIVPQATAYSATGLPAGATAIDTLRWAMLQAQLARVPASGHVLHFTDWAKIELLKDTLGRYIIGNPQGTATPSMWGLPVVETETTGFLGKFMTGAFRDGAQLFDREDANVVISTENTDDFEKNMISIRCEERAALAVYRPEAFVYGTLPAVAP
- a CDS encoding head-tail connector protein, coding for MIVSLDLARRYCRASASDDAVLTVLVDAAEGWATSFLNRKVFADQAALDAAVTAGTAGELPMVANAQFTAAVLELVADRYDNRENGTSNVGTTRAEKLLWPYRVGLGV
- a CDS encoding head-tail adaptor protein encodes the protein MGYVVTRDPDYNTEIKTWGVLDTVWASVLDVLPSRSETVQNAVEIVERPSKVRMRYRTDITPDMRLVIVGADGAPDRECEIVAGPAEIGRREGVELLVKSFRSSG